The genomic stretch TTTTTGTTGTCCTTCCAATATCCGgcttccacctccgcctcctcatCCATCGCCCCAACTGCCGGCGTGGCGCTTCTCGTTGCCCCAGCCCGCCGTTGTCCACTAGCCACCGGTTCTCCGACCCTGCCCGGCCCATAGTTGCTGCACAAATCTCCGGTATTAGAACCCAAGTAGCTTCTGGGCTTGTGGAAGCCGAATAGGAGGCCCAACCTGACTGATAAACAAGCCTGATTTAGGCTCAACCTGGCCTGCAAAGAACTCATAACTGGGCCATTCCATTTCCTCGGCCCCAAACAGAAAAAAGTGTTTTGCTACTCTGGCCCAGTGAAGCCCAGCACTCAGCACAACTTTATGGTTAAGAGGTTGACAAGGAGTTTGTAGTTGGCTAGCTAGCTGAGGATAAAGAAGGAAAATTTTGTGAAGCACGTTAATTAATTCATACTCGATTAAGCAGAATTACAGGAAGGTGGATGGTGTTCTCCCTTGACTTAATTATTTTGCTTGTGTGGTGTTTTGGGTTTTGCAGTTTTCCTTGTTGGTTATCAGTTTCTTCCCAAGGAACTATTAGCTTGCATGAACAAAATTCTGGATGCGTTGTCTGAAGAGTCACTAGTCCTAGTTTGGGAACAGAGAGCCCAGCACGTAGTGTATTGTGAAGAGGGCTTGATGCAGCAATGGCCACATGATGCGATAACAGCAATCTCCATCGCTCTGACCAGCATGATGTGTGTGCTTGGGGAAGGAAGGAGATGGCGCGCCATCATCATAACAGAGGATCGATATTCCTAATCCAAATCGAAGATGCATGGACGATCCATGCAATGCCGTGGCCCCAGAGACCTAGGAGAGAAAAATCAACGGGGACGTGCGTGTGACCGTGGCCGTCCAGCTGCGTTTTGTCGTACGCGCGACCTGTCGTCCCGTGGCAGAGACAGGAGCCGTCCAAATCGCCTCGTCGGCGacagaaagagagagagagagagcacgtCGCCGGTAAGCGTCGCAGCACGTACGCGTCCCAGTCtcgggggcggccggtggctgAGGGTGCACCGGCCACCCGACATCAACGCGGACCGGGGCGATCGAGGCGCTATCACGTCAGTCAGTCACCGCCTGCTGTGTGCTGTACCAACGGTAGGTGTTGATCTTCATCCCATTGGTCCACGCACGCAGCCACGCGTTAGACGTAGACGTACCCGAGAGAGCACGTCAGATGACCGTCAAAAGACAACCAAGTCGGCGCAAGCAGTTACACTGAATCACTGTATTCAACTGCTTGCTTTATCTTCAGATTTCTCACGTAATCACTTGCTATCATGCAGGATAGCCAAAATGACACTGTCATCATTCCTATCTATCATCAGGATATCTAGTTAGCTATCCAAATGAGGGTTACAGGTACACCAAACGTTTCTTTTCACAATTCATTCACGATGGCATCATCGATAGGGTAGTAGGAGTACCTGCAACCGGCGGCAGATCAAATGGATAATGTCATCTTTGTtttgaaaaagaagaagaggataaTGTGATCTTCAGAATCAAGGCACTGAATCAACAACCTCCATTTCTGTTTTCAGAATTTCAGACAGGGAAGGTGGTCATTGACGTGAAATCCGTAATGAAAGGAATCCCAGCCGCATGCAAGAGGACAGAAATGGAAGCTGAttataagaaagaaagaaagaaagggaaattCCAATAGCAAGAATCTGTCACAAGTAATCCTATCCGTTTCTTATCCAGCTACAGTAAGTACGACAGGCAGAATAGTAATCCAAGAGATGTTTCCTTTCCTTGCTGACGAGAAGCAGCCGTCCATCTGTCAGCGCTTCCAACCTTAATCACAAAGGCAGCCCTTTCAACCTTAATCACCAGGGCCCACGCGccaattttttataaaaaaattatttaaagCAGACCATCCTTTTTAAATAATAAATTGCATTCCGAAAGCAGGGGAGGAAGGGAAATCAAATGGAGGCGCCGGGCGCGAGACAGCCGTCGTGATCTCCGGCGCCTTCCCCTCCAGAGCCCTCCTCCGTCCTTTGCATCCCGGCCGTCCGCTCACCACGCGTACGCTCGGGATTCCCACGCGGCAACCGACGCAACGGGCAAAACCGCCgctggtgggtggtggtggtggtggacacgAGCAGTCCAGACCCCGCGCCGGCTGCCTATAAAAACCACGGCGTCCTCACTCGCTCGCCACAGCGATCATCAagcacacacacacgcacagcAAATTAAGCAAGCACGAGAGTGTTCTGGAGAGGATCTGAGGAGGAACAGCTAGCATCACCTGCGACGACGATCGACGATGGGCCCGAACATGTCGGCGTTCAGCAGCAAGCAGCAGGCgtcggcgaagcggcgggcgtacGTGACGTTCcttgccggcgacggcgactaCTGGAAGGGCGTGGTGGGTCTGGCCAAGGGCCTGCGGAAGGCGAGGTCGGCCTACCCCCTGGTGGTGGCCGTGCTCCCCGACGTCCCCGAGGAGCACCGCCGCAAGCTGCGGGAGCAGGGCTGCGTCGTCCGCGAGATCCAGCCGGTGTACCCGCCGGAGAGCCAGACGCAGTTCGCCATGGCGTACTACGTCATCAACTACTCCAAGCTCCGGATCTGGGAGTTCGTGGAGTACGAGCGCATGGTGTACCTCGACGCGGACATCCAGGTGTACGAGAACATCGACCACCTGTTCGACCTGGAGAAGGGCCGGTTCTACGCGGTGATGGACTGCTTCTGCGAGAAGACGTGGAGCCACACCCCGCAGTACAAGATCGGCTACTGCCAGCAGTGCCCCGACAAGGTCACCTGGCCGGAGCATGAGCtgggccctccgccgccgcgctacTTCAACGCCGGCATGTTCGTGCACGAGCCGAGCCTGGGCACGGCCAAGGACCTCCTGGACGCGCTGGTGGtgacgccgccgacgccgttCGCGGAGCAGGACTTCCTCAACATGTTCTTCCGCGACGTCTACGAGCCCATCCCGCCGGTGTACAACCTGGTGCTGGCCATGCTGTGGAGGCACCCCGAGAACGTGAAGCCGCTCGACAAGGTCAAGGTCGTGCACTACTGCGCAGCGGTACGTGTCGCCGTTTGTTTTTTTCTTGCTCATCATCAATTGTATTTGTACGTAACGATGGATGAGATTGATACTAATGAACTGCAACTCGATCAAATGCGTAGGGTTCCAAGCCTTGGAGGTACACGGGTGAGGAGGCCAACATGGACCGCGAGGACATCAAGATGCTGGTGAGCAAGTGGTGGGACATCTTCAACGACGAGAGCCTGGACTACAAGGGCCCGGCGGTGGACGACGACGGGGCGGAGGTGGTGGACCAGGCGAGGGAGCCGCTGCggcaggctctggccgaggccgGCGCCGCCAAGTTCTTCCCGGCGCCGTCGGCAGCCTAGGCGGAGCGATCGGTTCCGTTGAAGGAGGCCGTTAATAATACTGTACGGATTTACCAGTAGTTAATTAGCGGTCTACAGGTTTTGGTATTGTAGACGATCATCATCAGGTCATATCAGTACCGTGCAAACATTGTACAGTACCCCCGTTAACTTTGCAGGTTACCTATTTTGGTATTTGGGTTTGTAAAGAGTACGTAATTAATTAAGGTCGGTCTAACCATAGATCTTCCTGCTATGTACGTACCACATGCATTTTGAAGCCaattaaataataaatattttccTAGTTTGCTTTGATGttcagtttcttcttctttttatttttgcctAGTTTGTTTCCTTCTTGAGTCATTTTTTTGTGGTGGGTTTAATTTGTTGATCATCAGTTTGATCGAGTTGGGTAGTAAACTGTATGGTTTCCGTGACGCGCGTTATCTAAACCGGCCACGAGTTCATCGCTGTCGGCCAACCAACGGCCGGCTGGCTGGGTGGTTGTCGTGTCAAAATCAGCGCGGTCGGTCGATAAGACCGGCTGACCAACAAGGAATTTGGGCGTGCGTGGGAGTTGAATAAGACCGGCCGACCACACATCAAGCCTGCTAGACGTTTAAGACGTGTGCGACCTCTTGTGATGTACATACTACGCACTAGCAGTATCGAGATCAATCCATAGATCAATGTACACTTGCATCCTGTGAGAGGATGGATATGCTGTTCCTCCAACAACTGACACCGATGGTCGTGTTCTAGGAAAGAAGTTGGCTGACTGTTACGCGAGGACTTGTGCTGATGATCAAAATCGAAACACATACACAGAAATCGAAACAGTTTACACCGGTTTTGCTAAACTGGACACGCCTAGAAATTGTATTTTGAATAAATTAGGCGATGCATGAGACGACAGAACACAGTCTGCTGAGTGCATGTGCATTGACCTCAACTCGCTGCAACTGAGAATGTGCCGCCAATTAATGCCCATCGCATTACAATTTTCTCACTCACGCTCGTGCTAAGTGGATTAGGTTACTGGAGTATTTTGATTACTGCCACACACCAGTGGTTGGCATATGTTGTGCTTTGTGCCAAGTCAATAGCATTGCCGTGTTCAGGCGTTTACCAAGCATACAATTAAGATTATTTCACGTGCTGATCCATATCCATGTCCATACGTAGCACTACGGTATCTACAGTGCTAGTACTATGTCGTCGGTAATCTATGCACAAGCTGACAAGCACAGCTCTCTGCAGTAATGGAactcggcggtggtggcgctgctCATCTTGTTTCCAATTCCAGTGCCCCACCAGCTCGTCGGCTCAAGGTGCTCCGATTTCTAGTCGTCGTCgctgccgtggccgccgccgtctcgaGCCAGCTTCTGCCGCCGTCCGTCGTCATCGTTCCTAGCAGCTGGCCGTTCACGTCGGCGCCTGATTTTAAGAAGCAGCAGCCGCTGGCCCCTCCGGAATGCGTCGTGTTCAACTTCGGGGACTCCAACTCCGACACCGGgaacctcgtcgccggcgccggcttccGCCTGCACCAGCCCGTCGGACGCCGCTTCTTCGGCAAGCCCAGCGGCCGCTTCTCCGACGGCCGCCTCTACATCGTTTTCATCTGTACGTCGCGCGTTCTTGCGATCAGCATTTCGACATTCGACTAGCTCTTGGACACGCACGTGGCGTGACGAGCTGCTGTGTAACGCGATGAATCATTTGCTTCAATTCCGCAGGTGAGAGGCTGGGGTTGGATCACCTGAGCCCGTACATGGAGTCGTCGGGGGTCAACTTCCGGCACGGCGCTAacttcgccgtcgccggtgcaatggtcgccggcgccgcgggtaCGTTCGAGCTGGCGACGCAAGTGCGGCAGTTCCGGCACTTCAAGGCACGCACTGAGGACCTCCGCCCGCGAGGGCTCGGGTCCGGCATCACCAGCCAGGAGTTCCAGAACGCCGTGTACACTTTTGACATCGGCCAGAACGACCTCCAGGCTGCCTTCAGCGCCGGCCTCTCGTACGAGCGTGTCCTCGAGAGAATCCCGGCGATCGTAACAAGGATCAAGAACGCCGTCACGGTTACCACGCACTCTCTGTCTTTCCAAAATCTGCAGCAAAATCAACTGTCTGTCGTCGTCACAATCGACGCTCACTGTTCTGTTCATACGAACGCTTGCAGATGTTGCACGAGGCCGGCGGGCGCAAGTTCGTGCTGTACAACACGGGGCCGGTGGGGTGCCTGCCCAGCATGCTGgcgcggcgacgccgcggcggcgagctcgaccGCGCCGGATGCCTCGTCGACCACAACGGCGTCGCCGGGGCGTTCAACGCGCAGCTGGGCCGCCTCTGCGGCGAGCTCCGCGCCGAGCTCGCCAATTCCACCGTGGTGTGCGTGGACATGCACGCCATCAAGTACGGCCTCGTCGCCAACCACACGGCGCACGGTGAGAAGGCTACTGAATTGTCAGACCAGGCTCGGCCGGTTCAGGCGAAAGATTCATCAGTTTGTTTTTCTTCAGGTTTCAGTGAGCCGTTGATGACGtgctgcggcagcggcggcccgcCGTACAACTACAGGCCTGGGAAGGCGTGCGGGAGCCCCAAGGTGAAGGCGTGCGCCGACGGCGACCACCGCATCAGCTGGGACGGGCTCCACTACACGGAGGCGGCAAACAGGGTCGTCGCCGACGAGGTACTCTCGGCGGAGTACAGTGACCCTCCGCTTCGGCTACAGACGCTCTGCACCTCTCCAAGCTGACAGCAACATTTGTGTGGTGGACCTCTTTCGCAATGGTTACTCGACCAGTTCCTGACTATCACAGAAGTGGCAGTCCAGATCATAGCGCACCAGACATGTAACAACACACCGCTACTGCTCATAGGCAATTGAGAAAGAAGGGAATCATATGCAGTTCATCCCCATTTTTGGAAAGCCTGATAGCGAGCTCTGCTACTGATCATACACAGGAAATTAACATGAGCAGCCACAGCTGCTGATTATACAGTGGATGCCTTCACTACTGCTGTTGTAATACCACCATCTGCAATAAGCTAGCACTCATAGTCATGCTAAGGTTAGAAACGACAGTCAAGTACACAAACAGAATAATTATGCCACCTATCTGAAAAGTGAGCAACTGAGATGAGATGCAACATAATAACCAACGGGAGACTCTTATTACTCTTCCCATTCTGCCCCCCATGTCCCAGGAGTTACATTTACGACTAAATTTCTAACCATTACAAACAACACAACACTGATCCTGATTTCTCTAATCATTATTGCTAATACACCCATAAATCACCATAACTTACAGGATTAACCTACTTGTACATCACTTAAGTACAATTTGGACCGAGCAGCAGCTAAAAGTAATTGTACAATCAAAAACCAAGTCACCAATGGTTTGCAATGCGTCGTCGGGAACGAGAACGCCATATGATTCCTCACAGCAGCTCCGGGAACTCAACACAGTGACTATCCTCGGTCATTCACGTGGCCTAGCAAGCCACAGGGAACTTAAAGCACGCAACCGAGAAAAATAGTCATGGATAGCAAGAAGAGCACGAGAAGCCTGTCGGATCGTTAGAATCCGTTGCATTTGATGCAATGTCTGCTGTCGCAGATTGTCAGCCTGCAGAAATTAAACACAATTACTCTTCAGATTTCTTTTTGATGAAACTACTCTTCAAACTTAAAGCAACAAAAGACCAAATAAGCAGTGCATAGATAAGTGATCGCCTAAAACCAAATTGGTTTTTGAATGCTGACATATTGCCTACAAGGATACAGAGAAGATGCTTGCCTGGCGAAGAAAATTCTCAAGTGTCCCAAGTTtgcccatggccatggccatctGACCCATGTAGTTTGCCACATTGCCTGAAGAACCTGATGGACCAAGAGATCCAGCCAAAGTCTCTGCCAATGATTGCTGCAATGCCTCCATGCCCTGGGACAACGCATCCTCTGCCTGCTGGGAAGATTGCTGGAGGTTGGTCAATCCCAGCAATTGCTGCTCAGTTAGGGGCTCGAGGTGATTCGCTAGGAGCTGAAAAATTGAATTATATGGGGCGATCAGTAATCTTACATTTCCAGTGAGGGCatagggaaaaaaacaaaacaaagccTGAAAGTGAATCCTTCACTCACCTTTAAAAGTTCAGATGGACGAAAACCCCCGAGCCACAGGAAGCACCTTTCTGCAGGTGTCTTCCACATGCCTGAAAGTATATGAAATACATCAGCCTTTGCAGCAACACCTTTGACCTTGAATATTTCGTCATAATGTGCCATTATGCCATCTACAATAAGTCGTAGGTCACTATCACTTGCATGAGCATTCACTGCAGTCCTCAACTCATTTATCTGCTTATTTTGCTCCTCTAGCCATCTAGTATATTCAATGTCAAAAGTCAACGCTCCTGCAAAGATATGCGTATAATTTCAGATGCATTTCTAATGATAAAGACAGTACCCAATCAAGATAGATTAATCAAATCCAAAACATTTAGAACCACAAAGATATAACAAATTGAAACATTACCATTTCCACTCATGGCATGGGTTTGGTCGCCAGAGCTGGAAATGAATATTCCCTGCAAGTAATATTTAGCAGAGTCAAAATAACAGCATAAAGGTACCATTTTCCAAGCACTCGGTAAACATACATGCAACCAAGAAAGAAATACCTGCTGGCGAGCTTTCTGGagctcctgctccaattgagCAAGTTTCAGCTTACTGCTCTCTAGCTGTTGCACATATGCCTTCAaccaaaaaaaaggaacaagtTAGGTTTTTAGTGGCCTAAGAAAAAAATCTATATACTTGTGTTCATGGCATATGAAAATGAATAACTGGTAGAAACTATGCCACTATTTAAAACTCGACCATGAGAGGAGACTCCCCCCAGGCTTTGTTCTAAGAAGGTGCCGTGCTTCGAACCCGGGTTGGGACAGGAGTTTCAACGACTCCCGGAGTTCAACATATTCATGGATAATTAAGGATCTATTGGAGCTTCAATTAAATGAAGAAGCAGTGTCTTGCCGGTTCCATTGTGAGTTGAATTATAAATGCAAAGTGCCCATTTATTACACAATATACATCACAGACAAGAAAACAGACTCGTAAAATGACATAAAACTAGAGCACAATAGCGTGCGGTTCAACATATCAGCGCAGATTTGACATATAAAATTAGATAACCAGCTCAATTTAGGCTATATGACTAGTATTCGAATAAAAAAGGAACATCTAGATCTGTTGAGTTACGATGAATGTTTAGCGAATACCTTTTTCCTCAGCCGACTTTTTCTTGCTGCCTCACGATTCTGGGCAAGCCGTCGCAACGTCTATGATATGAAAAATCACAAATGCAATTAACAAATAATTCATGGTTAAATAAGAACTTGAGGAAAAAAGAACTAAAGATATCACCTTTTGGTCCAAAGGTTTGTCGGACCTATCAGACCTATCTGATGAATTAGAAGGCGCAGCTGCCATAATTTGTCCGTTTTCCATCTGCAAATGTTTCGTTGAGCGTATCTATAGCATCAGTCAGGCACTCAGGCTCAGGCAATGCATACCAATTGTCTCATAAGAATATCAACTTATAGAGGTGTGACATTGATGGATTTTCAAGGTTCAAAGGGTGCATGGAAATCTTTATAGAGCAAAACGACATCTGCTAAAGACTATTGGTCAAGCAGAATGCCTTGGCCTGCACTCTAGTGATTATCATACTTCAGAGTATAAACTCAAATACTGAGCACTGGTATTTAATTTGTTGGCAGGCATAGGCATAGTGTAAGGGACTTAAAGATGCTAGCCTATATTTGCtcaaaaataaatattagaAGAATATGGAAAACATATACATGTGATGCTCCAATGGCTGGGATCGAGCTGAAAtccaagaaaaaaatattaacaAGCTGTGAACATcataacaaagaaaaagaaattaccCTCTGATTCTTGTCGTTGTCGTCTAAAACAGTCGATGTGTCAGTCCTTGAACTAGCATCTGCCATCACTGGGCCTTGCAGGCAAGGGTCACGAGGAGATAGCAAATCACTTTGCTATCTCCTCTCGAGTTGCAAGGTAACGAGTGGCCGCCTAATGCTCCACGTGATTGATCAATGTTGAAATCTGTTCATGTAAGGGAAAAGGAGAATATTATTTTGTGAATTTCATCATACAGCTAATGGCGCACAGAAACACTTGGGCTTACTTGTTTCCAAGACAGTACTTGGTCAGGCTTCATCGCAATCATACGATCTGCAGGGGAAAAAAGGGCCATTCTATATTAGGAAACATAAGTACCACCTAAAGTTAACACATGGGAACGAAAAACACGCGCGCACGTTGCTGTACTTTTGTCGATCCGAAGGCCAACAAGGTGGCCAATCACCCGGCCGGACCACAGGAACTAGCGCGGTGCTACAGCTACTCCCGCAGTGGCACTGCACGACTCGACGTGGGTGGGCACGGGGATTcagtaggaaaaaaaattgtgcgCAATACACTGCTGTTACTTGTTACTACTCTACCAACCGCGCAGCAACGAGTTGGCCGGAGTGGGATTGGAAATCCATCCCAGAGAGAAGATTTGGGGTCAATTGCTGACACAAAAGAACGGGGAGGGGCCAGACGAACGAGAGCGACAGCAAGTGGCAGCACAATCCATCCATCGATGTAAAGCTAGGGCTTGCTTACCAGCAGGCGAAGATGAAGGCAATCGAAGTTTCCAAGTCCGGATGGATCTGCACTTGCAGTACCAACCCAAGGTATGTGCTGGAGGGGAACGGCCAGGAGACAGATAGAGGACGACGAATTCGAAGGGGGGCGTGGTGCTCCGGTGGAAGGAGAACCGGGCCCCGTGGCCGGCGGCTCGAGAGCAGGCGGGAGCTGGGagcctggaggaggagggcgccggcgacgtgctCGCGCCGGCGCTGACAAATTGGGGTGGGGAGGACAGGGCTGGGGGAGAGGCCAGAGGGGATGATTCGAGTCAAGTACTAGTGGGAAGCTGGGAACCGGGTGCAGGCAGGCGTCCAGTAACCCAGTGGGGACTGCAGCGTCAGCCGTCGGGGTGATCGAAACCGTCCAAGCTTCATCCAACGACCGAGAATCCGACAGCCCGCCAACGCTGACTTGTTCGTTGTTCCCCATCTGCTGCTCCTTTTTGTCTCAATCTCAAATCCTCAATGGACTTCCATTTTTGCAAGCATCAAGCGTGCATAATTATTTGTTAGCaatattttccaaaaaaaaatatttgttagCAATCGAACAGGTGCACCCTACAATTTTTTGGGGGGATTTTCTTTCTCTAAATCGAGCAGCTCGGTGTGCGGATGAttgcttgctttgctttgcaGCACACTCTCCAGCAGTGAGGCAGTCACAGCTCAAATGCTGTCTGTTGATTATCCCGGTAAGCATTAACCCGAACACCAGAgtatcaacaacaacaaaaaaacccCGAACACCAGAACGTGGAAAGGGAGGGGAAATTTAACTCATCGAATCGttcgaaaaaagaaaaaggcagcATACCGTGTGTGATGGACGGCGGCGAGTCTTGGCATGCCGCCGGAGGGCCACGAccgtggagagagaggggggggggggggggagagagagccTTGGGTTGTGCCGGCGGAGAAACGGCCGAGGCTGGGGGAAACAAAAAAGAAGCGGCGGTGGTACCGAGGGCAGGGCGGACACCTGGCGTCGGACGGCtccggagcgaagctggcggCGCCGCGGGTGGGTTCGGGGCGgggcggaggggaggagccgTGGCGATTTGGGCGTCTGGGGGTCGAGCgaggggagggaagggaagCTTCGAGAAGGCGCCTGGCTGCTGGTggtctggtggtggtggtggtggaggggaAGGAAGGCGCCAAGagaaagaaagtggtgggagcATGGACCAGGCGCACGGAGTGGCATGTGGGGGCGGTTGGTTGGCGTCGCGTGACGTGATGGGACTTGCTGGTTTAGGTGGGTCGCCGCCGGCCCGTCTCTGCCTGCCTGCTTTCTTCCGATCCTCACCAACTCCGCCACCTGATTCCTTTATCCTCCACCTGACCTGATGAACACAAGCCTACTGGGTGGCGTAATCGCAACAGTGCCCAAACCATTGAGGCTGGGCGCTTGAAGGAGGAGGACCGATGACTGCGGATGCTGTTCCAATCCGGCGCTGGAGTCGCAGCTTTGACAAGGCGGACGCGAGCACTGCACAGCCGGCAAGTCAAAGCTCGCCGCTGTCCACGTCGGTAAACGCATCCCCATCTGCTCCGGCGGCTAAACGGATAGCACCAGCACGTACACACCGCCCCCGGAGCGGGTACGAAAGCGAAATGCTGGCTTGCGACTAATCTGTGCTGCCAAGCCTGACATGCACAACACAAACAAATGGCAGCGCTTGATGAGAAAGTTCGGTCTTGACCCTGGACAATGCCTCACCAACGCCACGAGTTGAAGTCGACGCCCTTATTATGCAAAGCAGTCATCATCACTGGACACTGGGCCTGCACCCCACGGATGCCCACTGATTTTACCAACAAATGAGTTAGATTAGTAGAGCCAGCCAAACACAGCGGGGGTGTAGCTCATATGGTAGAGCGCTCGCTTCGCATGCGAGAGGCACGGGGTTCGATTCCCCGCAC from Setaria italica strain Yugu1 chromosome II, Setaria_italica_v2.0, whole genome shotgun sequence encodes the following:
- the LOC101766584 gene encoding galactinol synthase 2 — translated: MGPNMSAFSSKQQASAKRRAYVTFLAGDGDYWKGVVGLAKGLRKARSAYPLVVAVLPDVPEEHRRKLREQGCVVREIQPVYPPESQTQFAMAYYVINYSKLRIWEFVEYERMVYLDADIQVYENIDHLFDLEKGRFYAVMDCFCEKTWSHTPQYKIGYCQQCPDKVTWPEHELGPPPPRYFNAGMFVHEPSLGTAKDLLDALVVTPPTPFAEQDFLNMFFRDVYEPIPPVYNLVLAMLWRHPENVKPLDKVKVVHYCAAGSKPWRYTGEEANMDREDIKMLVSKWWDIFNDESLDYKGPAVDDDGAEVVDQAREPLRQALAEAGAAKFFPAPSAA
- the LOC101767001 gene encoding GDSL esterase/lipase LIP-4, encoding MELGGGGAAHLVSNSSAPPARRLKVLRFLVVVAAVAAAVSSQLLPPSVVIVPSSWPFTSAPDFKKQQPLAPPECVVFNFGDSNSDTGNLVAGAGFRLHQPVGRRFFGKPSGRFSDGRLYIVFICERLGLDHLSPYMESSGVNFRHGANFAVAGAMVAGAAGTFELATQVRQFRHFKARTEDLRPRGLGSGITSQEFQNAVYTFDIGQNDLQAAFSAGLSYERVLERIPAIVTRIKNAVTMLHEAGGRKFVLYNTGPVGCLPSMLARRRRGGELDRAGCLVDHNGVAGAFNAQLGRLCGELRAELANSTVVCVDMHAIKYGLVANHTAHGFSEPLMTCCGSGGPPYNYRPGKACGSPKVKACADGDHRISWDGLHYTEAANRVVADEVLSAEYSDPPLRLQTLCTSPS
- the LOC101767398 gene encoding transcription factor TGA2.2 isoform X1, translated to MADASSRTDTSTVLDDNDKNQRIRSTKHLQMENGQIMAAAPSNSSDRSDRSDKPLDQKTLRRLAQNREAARKSRLRKKAYVQQLESSKLKLAQLEQELQKARQQGIFISSSGDQTHAMSGNGALTFDIEYTRWLEEQNKQINELRTAVNAHASDSDLRLIVDGIMAHYDEIFKVKGVAAKADVFHILSGMWKTPAERCFLWLGGFRPSELLKLLANHLEPLTEQQLLGLTNLQQSSQQAEDALSQGMEALQQSLAETLAGSLGPSGSSGNVANYMGQMAMAMGKLGTLENFLRQADNLRQQTLHQMQRILTIRQASRALLAIHDYFSRLRALSSLWLARPRE
- the LOC101767398 gene encoding transcription factor TGA2.1 isoform X2 translates to MADASSRTDTSTVLDDNDKNQRMENGQIMAAAPSNSSDRSDRSDKPLDQKTLRRLAQNREAARKSRLRKKAYVQQLESSKLKLAQLEQELQKARQQGIFISSSGDQTHAMSGNGALTFDIEYTRWLEEQNKQINELRTAVNAHASDSDLRLIVDGIMAHYDEIFKVKGVAAKADVFHILSGMWKTPAERCFLWLGGFRPSELLKLLANHLEPLTEQQLLGLTNLQQSSQQAEDALSQGMEALQQSLAETLAGSLGPSGSSGNVANYMGQMAMAMGKLGTLENFLRQADNLRQQTLHQMQRILTIRQASRALLAIHDYFSRLRALSSLWLARPRE